A genomic segment from Streptomyces sp. NBC_00459 encodes:
- a CDS encoding ABC transporter permease: protein MASSDTKSGLTDTRQDRSDGNLQTAGLEAGLDALENVATARTPFSVTFRAKILPPLIATGVVLLIWQALITFKIVSDPTDLPSPADVAAEFKEDWLEGKLLGYIWTSVERGLLGFLLALAIGTPLGLVVARVKFIRAAIGPVLSGLQSLPSVAWVPPAVLWLGLNNSMMYAVILLGAVPSIANGLVSGIDQVPPLFLRAGRTMGATGWKGAWHIVLPASLPGYLAGLKQGWAFSWRSLMAAEIIASSPDLGIGLGALLENGRNASSMPMIFEAIFLILFVGIAVDLLIFSPLERRVLRSRGLLVAS, encoded by the coding sequence ATGGCCAGCAGTGACACGAAGTCGGGCCTGACGGACACGCGTCAGGACCGGTCCGACGGCAACCTCCAGACCGCCGGCCTGGAGGCCGGTCTGGACGCCCTGGAGAACGTGGCCACCGCGCGCACGCCCTTCTCGGTGACCTTCCGCGCCAAGATCCTCCCGCCGCTCATCGCGACCGGCGTGGTGCTGCTCATCTGGCAGGCGCTGATCACGTTCAAAATCGTCAGCGACCCGACCGACCTGCCCTCGCCCGCCGACGTAGCGGCCGAGTTCAAGGAGGACTGGCTGGAGGGCAAGCTCCTCGGCTACATCTGGACCAGCGTCGAGCGCGGTCTGCTCGGCTTCCTGCTGGCCCTGGCAATCGGCACCCCGCTGGGTCTGGTGGTGGCCCGGGTGAAGTTCATCCGTGCGGCGATCGGACCGGTCCTGTCGGGCCTCCAGTCGCTGCCCTCGGTGGCGTGGGTGCCGCCGGCGGTCCTGTGGCTGGGTCTGAACAACTCGATGATGTACGCGGTGATCCTGCTCGGCGCGGTCCCGTCCATCGCCAACGGCCTGGTCTCCGGCATCGACCAGGTGCCGCCGCTGTTCCTGCGGGCGGGCCGCACGATGGGCGCGACCGGCTGGAAGGGTGCCTGGCACATCGTCCTGCCTGCCTCACTGCCGGGCTATCTGGCCGGTCTGAAGCAGGGCTGGGCGTTCTCCTGGCGCTCACTGATGGCGGCGGAGATCATCGCCTCCTCCCCCGACCTGGGCATCGGCCTGGGCGCACTGCTGGAGAACGGACGCAACGCCAGCTCCATGCCGATGATCTTCGAGGCGATCTTCCTGATCCTCTTCGTCGGTATCGCCGTCGACCTGCTCATCTTCAGCCCGCTGGAACGACGCGTGCTGCGCAGCCGCGGCCTCCTGGTGGCGAGCTGA
- a CDS encoding GNAT family N-acetyltransferase, translated as MSNIAVTTWSLEQTAPTDLLPAAGPDGDVRIVRAEVPSPEFSRFLYASVGGDIRWTDRLSWTYARWQEHLERPGVETWVAYDRGTPAGYVEFEPQDDGAVEIVYFGLLPAFRGRRIGGHLLAYGAARAWDLGDRWPGLAPTKRVWLHTCSKDGEHAMDNYLRRGFALFDTKVEEEAEVAAPGPWPGAHRI; from the coding sequence ATGAGCAACATCGCCGTGACCACCTGGTCCCTGGAACAGACCGCACCGACCGATCTGCTGCCCGCAGCCGGGCCCGACGGGGACGTACGAATCGTCCGTGCCGAGGTCCCCTCGCCCGAGTTCAGCCGCTTCCTGTACGCCTCCGTCGGTGGCGACATCCGCTGGACCGACCGGCTGAGCTGGACGTACGCGCGCTGGCAGGAACACCTGGAGCGGCCGGGCGTGGAGACCTGGGTCGCCTACGACCGGGGCACCCCGGCCGGGTACGTGGAGTTCGAGCCCCAGGACGACGGGGCCGTGGAGATCGTCTACTTCGGTCTGCTCCCCGCCTTCCGCGGCCGGCGCATCGGCGGACACCTGCTGGCGTACGGGGCCGCCCGGGCCTGGGACCTCGGGGACCGCTGGCCTGGGCTGGCGCCGACGAAGCGGGTCTGGCTGCATACATGCAGCAAGGACGGGGAGCACGCGATGGACAACTATCTGCGCCGCGGCTTCGCCCTCTTCGACACCAAGGTCGAGGAGGAGGCGGAGGTGGCCGCACCCGGACCCTGGCCGGGCGCACACCGCATCTGA
- a CDS encoding ABC transporter substrate-binding protein — protein sequence MALLRRGLAAVAVLPLLTLAACGYGSDSKDDSSKAKVAAGAQKIDGLDSVKIGYFGNLTHGTALVGVNKGYFQKALGATEAKYQVFNAGPSEIEALNSGSIDIGWIGPSPAINGYTKSKGTNLRIIGGSASGGVKLVVNPKKIKSVKDVKGKKIATPQLGNTQDVAFLNWIADQGWKVDAESGKGDVSVVRTDNKVTPDAYKSGSIDGAWVPEPTASKLVAEGAKVLLDEADLWPDKKFVITNIIVSQKFLKEHPKAVEAVLKASVDTNKWINANSDAAKAAANAQLAIDSGKALKPEVIDPAWKSIQFTNDPLASTLNAEAEHAVKAGLLEDPLLKGIYDLTPLNNVLKAEGESPVDDAGLGVQ from the coding sequence ATTGCACTTCTCCGCCGCGGCCTCGCCGCAGTGGCCGTACTTCCCCTCCTGACGCTCGCCGCCTGCGGTTACGGGTCGGACTCGAAGGACGACAGCTCCAAGGCGAAGGTCGCCGCCGGCGCCCAGAAGATCGACGGGCTCGACTCCGTCAAGATCGGCTACTTCGGCAACCTGACCCACGGCACCGCGCTGGTCGGTGTGAACAAGGGCTACTTCCAGAAGGCGCTGGGCGCCACGGAAGCGAAGTACCAGGTCTTCAACGCCGGTCCCTCCGAGATCGAGGCCCTCAACTCGGGCTCCATCGACATCGGCTGGATCGGCCCCTCCCCGGCGATCAACGGCTACACCAAGTCCAAGGGCACCAACCTCCGCATCATCGGCGGTTCGGCGTCCGGCGGTGTGAAGCTCGTCGTCAACCCGAAGAAGATCAAGTCCGTCAAGGACGTCAAGGGCAAGAAGATCGCCACCCCGCAGCTGGGCAACACCCAGGACGTGGCGTTCCTCAACTGGATCGCCGACCAGGGCTGGAAGGTCGACGCGGAGAGCGGCAAGGGCGATGTGTCGGTCGTCCGCACCGACAACAAGGTGACCCCGGACGCCTACAAGTCCGGCTCCATCGACGGCGCCTGGGTGCCGGAGCCGACCGCGTCCAAGCTGGTCGCCGAGGGCGCGAAGGTGCTGCTCGACGAGGCGGACCTGTGGCCGGACAAGAAGTTCGTGATCACGAACATCATCGTGTCGCAGAAGTTCCTCAAGGAGCACCCGAAGGCCGTCGAGGCGGTCCTGAAGGCCTCCGTCGACACCAACAAGTGGATCAACGCCAACTCCGACGCGGCGAAGGCCGCGGCCAACGCGCAGCTCGCGATCGACTCCGGCAAGGCGCTGAAGCCCGAGGTCATCGACCCGGCGTGGAAGTCCATCCAGTTCACCAACGACCCGCTGGCCTCCACCCTCAACGCCGAGGCGGAGCACGCGGTCAAGGCCGGTTTGCTGGAGGACCCGCTGCTGAAGGGCATCTACGACCTCACGCCCCTCAACAACGTCCTGAAGGCCGAGGGCGAGAGCCCGGTCGACGACGCCGGTCTCGGCGTCCAGTAG
- a CDS encoding phosphoadenylyl-sulfate reductase: MTTVQEDRTTDDLKALAEQAGRDLEDASALEILQWATATFGKRFCVTSSMEDAVVAHLASRAMPGVDVVFLDTGYHFPETIGTRDAVEAVMDVRVLTLTPVQTVAEQDAQYGPKLHERDPDLCCALRKVEPLERGLKGYAAWATGLRRDESPTRANTPVVGWDEKRQKVKVSPIARWTQDDVDAYVAEHGVLTNPLLMDGYASVGCAPCTRRVLEGEDARAGRWAGRGKTECGLHG; encoded by the coding sequence ATGACCACGGTTCAGGAAGACCGTACGACCGACGACTTGAAGGCGCTCGCCGAGCAGGCGGGACGTGACCTGGAGGACGCCTCCGCGCTGGAGATCCTCCAGTGGGCCACCGCCACCTTCGGCAAGCGCTTCTGCGTGACCTCCTCCATGGAGGACGCGGTGGTCGCCCACCTCGCCTCCCGTGCCATGCCCGGCGTGGACGTCGTGTTCCTCGACACCGGCTACCACTTCCCCGAGACCATCGGCACCCGCGACGCCGTCGAGGCCGTGATGGACGTCCGCGTCCTCACCCTCACCCCCGTCCAGACGGTCGCCGAGCAGGACGCCCAGTACGGACCGAAGCTGCACGAGCGCGACCCCGACCTGTGCTGCGCGCTGCGCAAGGTGGAGCCCCTGGAGCGGGGTCTCAAGGGGTACGCGGCCTGGGCGACCGGCCTGCGCCGCGACGAGTCCCCGACCCGGGCGAACACCCCGGTCGTCGGCTGGGACGAGAAGCGGCAGAAGGTCAAGGTCTCCCCGATCGCCCGCTGGACGCAGGACGACGTGGACGCGTACGTCGCCGAACACGGCGTACTGACCAACCCGTTGCTGATGGACGGCTACGCGTCCGTCGGCTGCGCGCCCTGCACCCGCCGGGTGCTGGAGGGCGAGGACGCGCGCGCCGGCCGCTGGGCGGGCCGCGGCAAGACCGAGTGCGGGCTGCACGGCTGA
- a CDS encoding sulfate adenylyltransferase subunit 1 — MTTTTELTETTLLRFATAGSVDDGKSTLVGRLLHDSKSILTDQLEAVERASASRGQETPDLALLTDGLRAEREQGITIDVAYRYFATPKRRFILADTPGHVQYTRNMVTGASTAELTVILIDARNGVVEQTRRHAALAALLRVPHVVLAVNKMDLVDYQESVFAAIAEEFTAYALELGVPEITAIPISALAGDNVVDPSANMDWYGGPTFLEHLETVPVAHDLSHCHARLPVQYVIRPQTAEHPDYRGYAGQIAAGSFRVGESVTVLPSGHASKISGIDLLGEAVEVAYTTQSVTVLLEDDIDISRGDLIVPSKDAPPTTQDIEATVCHVADAPLTVGHRVLLKHGTRTVKAIVKDIPSRLTLDDLSLHPHPGQLVANDIGRVKIRTAEPLPVDSYADSRRTGSFILIDPNDGTTLTAGMVGESFASPEPVKDEAEDDGWDF; from the coding sequence ATGACCACGACCACGGAACTCACCGAGACCACGCTCCTGCGGTTCGCCACCGCCGGTTCCGTCGACGACGGCAAGTCCACCCTCGTGGGCCGGCTGCTCCACGACTCCAAGTCGATCCTCACCGACCAGCTGGAGGCGGTGGAGCGCGCCTCGGCGAGCCGCGGCCAGGAGACCCCCGACCTCGCACTGCTGACGGACGGCCTGCGCGCCGAGCGCGAGCAGGGCATCACGATCGACGTGGCGTACCGCTACTTCGCCACGCCGAAGCGCCGGTTCATCCTCGCCGACACGCCCGGCCACGTGCAGTACACCCGCAACATGGTGACGGGTGCCTCCACGGCCGAGCTGACGGTGATCCTGATCGACGCCCGCAACGGCGTCGTCGAGCAGACCCGCCGGCACGCGGCTCTCGCCGCGCTGCTGCGTGTCCCGCACGTGGTGCTCGCGGTCAACAAGATGGACCTGGTCGACTACCAGGAGTCCGTGTTCGCCGCGATCGCCGAGGAGTTCACGGCGTACGCGCTGGAGCTGGGCGTCCCGGAGATCACCGCGATCCCGATCTCCGCGCTGGCCGGCGACAACGTGGTGGACCCGTCCGCGAACATGGACTGGTACGGCGGGCCGACCTTCCTGGAGCACCTGGAGACGGTCCCGGTCGCCCACGACCTGAGCCACTGCCATGCCCGGCTCCCCGTGCAGTACGTGATCCGGCCGCAGACCGCCGAGCACCCCGACTACCGGGGCTACGCGGGCCAGATCGCCGCCGGTTCCTTCCGTGTCGGCGAGTCCGTGACGGTTCTTCCTTCCGGCCACGCGTCGAAGATCTCCGGTATCGACCTGCTCGGCGAGGCGGTCGAGGTCGCCTATACGACGCAGTCGGTGACCGTCCTGCTGGAGGACGACATCGACATCTCGCGCGGCGACCTGATCGTGCCCAGCAAGGACGCGCCGCCGACCACGCAGGACATCGAGGCGACCGTGTGCCATGTCGCCGACGCGCCGCTGACGGTCGGCCACCGGGTGCTCCTCAAGCACGGCACCCGCACGGTCAAGGCGATCGTCAAGGACATCCCGTCCCGTCTCACGCTCGACGACCTGTCCCTGCACCCGCATCCGGGACAGCTCGTCGCCAACGACATCGGCCGCGTGAAGATCCGCACCGCCGAGCCGCTGCCCGTCGACTCGTACGCCGACTCACGGCGCACCGGTTCGTTCATCCTGATCGACCCGAACGACGGCACCACGCTCACCGCGGGCATGGTCGGCGAGTCGTTCGCGTCCCCGGAGCCCGTCAAGGACGAGGCCGAGGACGACGGGTGGGACTTCTGA
- the cysC gene encoding adenylyl-sulfate kinase, protein MPQTETATPEDQEIPVTTGATVWLTGLPSAGKTTIAYELAGRLREEGHLVEVLDGDEIREFISAGLGFSRADRHTNVQRIGFLAELLARNGVKTLVPVIAPYADSREAVRKRHQESGTAYVEVHVATPVEVCSVRDVKGLYAKQAAGELTGLTGVDDPYEEPETPDLRIESQDQTVQESAAAVHALLTERGLA, encoded by the coding sequence ATGCCCCAGACCGAGACCGCGACCCCCGAGGACCAGGAGATACCAGTGACGACCGGAGCCACCGTATGGCTCACGGGTCTGCCGAGCGCCGGCAAGACCACCATCGCGTACGAACTGGCCGGCCGGCTGCGCGAGGAGGGCCACCTCGTCGAGGTGCTGGACGGCGACGAGATCCGTGAGTTCATCTCGGCGGGCCTCGGCTTCAGCCGCGCGGACCGGCACACGAACGTGCAGCGCATCGGCTTCCTCGCCGAGCTGCTCGCCCGTAACGGCGTCAAGACGCTGGTCCCGGTGATCGCGCCGTACGCGGACAGCCGCGAGGCCGTGCGCAAGCGGCACCAGGAGAGCGGCACCGCGTACGTCGAGGTGCATGTGGCGACCCCGGTCGAGGTGTGCTCCGTACGCGATGTGAAGGGTCTGTACGCCAAGCAGGCCGCGGGCGAGCTGACCGGGCTCACCGGGGTCGACGACCCGTACGAGGAGCCCGAGACGCCGGATCTGCGGATCGAGTCGCAGGACCAGACCGTCCAGGAGTCCGCGGCGGCTGTCCACGCGCTGCTCACCGAGAGGGGACTGGCATGA
- the cysD gene encoding sulfate adenylyltransferase subunit CysD, translating to MTTTVAKAHGGATDAPYTLSHLDALESEAVHIFREVAGEFERPVILFSGGKDSIVMLHLALKAFAPAAIPFSLLHVDTGHNFPEVLEYRDRAVAAHGLRLHVASVQEYIDRGVLKERPDGTRNPLQTLPLTEKIQAEKFDAVFGGGRRDEEKARAKERVFSLRDEFSQWDPRRQRPELWNLYNGRHAPGEHVRVFPLSNWTELDVWQYIAREGIELPDIYFAHEREVFQRAGMWLTAGEWGGPKADETVEKRQVRYRTVGDMSCTGAVDSDAVTLDDVIAEIAASRLTERGATRADDKMSEAAMEDRKREGYF from the coding sequence ATGACGACGACCGTTGCCAAGGCGCACGGGGGCGCGACCGATGCCCCGTACACCCTCTCCCACCTGGACGCCCTCGAGTCCGAGGCCGTGCACATCTTCCGTGAGGTGGCGGGTGAGTTCGAGCGGCCGGTGATCCTTTTCTCCGGCGGCAAGGACTCCATCGTCATGCTGCATCTGGCGCTGAAGGCGTTCGCCCCGGCGGCGATCCCCTTCTCGCTGCTGCACGTCGACACCGGGCACAACTTCCCCGAGGTCCTGGAGTACCGCGACCGGGCGGTGGCGGCCCACGGGCTGCGGCTGCACGTCGCCTCCGTCCAGGAGTACATCGACCGCGGGGTGCTGAAGGAGCGTCCGGACGGGACCCGCAACCCGCTCCAGACGCTGCCGCTGACCGAGAAGATCCAGGCCGAGAAGTTCGACGCCGTGTTCGGCGGTGGCCGGCGCGACGAGGAGAAGGCCCGGGCCAAGGAACGGGTGTTCTCGCTGCGCGACGAGTTCTCGCAGTGGGACCCGCGCCGCCAGCGCCCCGAGCTGTGGAACCTCTACAACGGGCGGCACGCGCCCGGCGAGCACGTGCGCGTCTTCCCGCTCTCCAACTGGACCGAGCTGGACGTCTGGCAGTACATCGCCCGCGAGGGCATCGAACTGCCGGACATCTACTTCGCGCACGAGCGTGAGGTGTTCCAGCGGGCCGGGATGTGGCTGACCGCCGGCGAGTGGGGCGGCCCGAAGGCCGACGAGACCGTCGAGAAGCGGCAGGTCCGCTACCGCACGGTCGGCGACATGTCCTGCACGGGTGCCGTCGACTCCGACGCGGTGACGCTGGACGACGTCATCGCCGAGATCGCCGCCTCCCGGCTGACCGAGCGGGGCGCCACCCGCGCCGACGACAAGATGTCCGAGGCCGCGATGGAAGACCGTAAGCGCGAGGGGTACTTCTAG
- a CDS encoding ABC transporter ATP-binding protein, producing MATAIAKAERAESVEYAARIEHVSKSFAGPAGQQLVLDDITLDVAPGEFVTLLGASGCGKSTLLNLVAGLDDPSAGSIKTDGRPALMFQEHALFPWLTAGRNIELALKLGGVPKNERRGRADELLALVRLQGSYDKRVHELSGGMRQRVALARALAQKSRLLLMDEPFAALDAITRDVLHDELTRIWAETGVSVLFVTHNVREAVRLAQRVVLLSSRPGRIAREWTVEIPQPRRIEDAPVAELSIEITEQLRGEIRRHGQQ from the coding sequence ATGGCCACCGCGATCGCCAAGGCCGAACGGGCCGAGTCAGTCGAGTACGCCGCCCGAATCGAGCACGTATCGAAGTCCTTCGCCGGGCCCGCCGGGCAGCAGCTCGTCCTCGACGACATCACGCTCGATGTCGCGCCGGGTGAGTTCGTCACCCTCCTGGGGGCCTCGGGCTGTGGCAAGTCCACACTGCTCAACCTTGTCGCGGGTCTCGACGACCCGAGCGCCGGCAGCATCAAGACCGACGGGCGTCCTGCCCTGATGTTCCAGGAGCACGCCCTCTTCCCGTGGCTTACCGCGGGCAGGAACATCGAACTCGCCCTGAAACTGGGGGGAGTTCCGAAGAACGAACGGCGCGGGCGCGCCGACGAGCTGCTCGCCCTCGTCCGGCTGCAGGGCTCGTACGACAAGCGGGTGCACGAGCTGTCCGGCGGTATGCGCCAGCGGGTCGCGCTGGCCCGGGCGCTGGCCCAGAAGAGCCGGCTGCTGCTGATGGACGAGCCGTTCGCGGCGCTCGACGCGATCACGCGTGACGTGCTGCACGACGAGCTGACCCGGATCTGGGCGGAGACGGGTGTCTCCGTCCTGTTCGTCACGCACAACGTGCGGGAGGCGGTGCGGCTCGCGCAGCGGGTCGTCCTGCTGTCGTCGCGGCCGGGCCGGATCGCGCGCGAGTGGACGGTGGAGATCCCGCAGCCACGTCGTATCGAGGACGCCCCCGTGGCCGAACTGTCCATTGAGATCACCGAACAACTGCGTGGGGAGATCCGCCGTCATGGCCAGCAGTGA
- a CDS encoding sirohydrochlorin chelatase, with protein MYKQPVRPVLVVIAHGSRDPRHAATVHALVRRVRSLRPGLRVETGFLDFNIPSVQGVLESLAAEGVRDVVALPLLLTRAFHAKADIPAVLRDAPRRLNIRQAEVLGPSPLLLSALERRLYEAGLTPADKSSTGVVLASAGSTDLEAIAVIAEIAREWRHTGWCAVRPAFASASLPRTEDAVRELRELGCERVAVAPYVLAPGFLPDRIARGAAEADVLADVLGPAPEVARLLLRRYAEAAVRMPLPGRAAVSA; from the coding sequence ATGTACAAGCAGCCGGTCCGCCCCGTCCTCGTGGTCATCGCCCACGGCAGCCGCGACCCGCGGCACGCTGCGACCGTGCACGCCCTCGTGCGGCGCGTACGGTCGCTGCGGCCCGGGCTGCGCGTGGAGACCGGCTTCCTGGACTTCAACATCCCGTCCGTACAAGGGGTGTTGGAGTCCCTGGCGGCGGAGGGCGTCCGTGACGTGGTCGCCCTTCCCCTCCTCCTGACCCGCGCCTTCCACGCCAAGGCGGACATCCCGGCGGTCCTGCGGGACGCGCCGAGGCGGCTGAACATCCGCCAGGCGGAGGTGCTGGGCCCGTCCCCGCTGCTTCTCTCCGCGCTCGAACGGCGGCTGTACGAGGCGGGGTTGACTCCCGCCGACAAGTCCTCGACCGGGGTCGTGCTGGCCTCGGCGGGGTCCACCGACCTGGAGGCGATCGCAGTGATCGCTGAAATCGCGCGGGAGTGGCGGCACACCGGTTGGTGCGCCGTGCGGCCTGCGTTCGCCTCCGCGTCCCTTCCGCGCACCGAGGACGCGGTACGGGAGCTGCGGGAACTGGGCTGCGAGCGGGTCGCCGTGGCGCCCTACGTCCTCGCGCCCGGCTTCCTCCCGGACCGCATCGCGCGGGGCGCGGCCGAGGCGGACGTCCTCGCCGATGTCCTGGGACCGGCACCCGAGGTGGCCCGGCTGCTGCTGCGGCGGTACGCGGAGGCGGCGGTACGGATGCCGTTGCCGGGGCGGGCCGCAGTGAGCGCGTAG
- a CDS encoding nitrite/sulfite reductase produces MAATPQNPAAAPRRKVSRHRGEGQWAAGHFTPLNGNEQFKKDDDGLNVRTRIETIYSKRGFDSIDPNDLRGRMRWWGLYTQRKPGIDGGKTAILEPEELDDEYFMLRVRIDGGRLTTAQLRVIGEISQEFARGTADLTDRQNVQYHWIRIEDVPEIWNRLEAVGLSTTEACGDTPRVILGSPVAGIAEDEIIDGTPAIEVIQRRIIGNKEFSNLPRKFKSAISGSPLLDVAHEINDIAFVGVEHPEHGPGFDVWVGGGLSTNPKIGQRLGAWVPLDEVPDVYEGVISIFRDHGYRRLRTRARLKFLLADWGVEKFRQVLEDDYLKRKLTDGPAPAQPVERWRDHVGVHRQKDGRFYVGFAPRVGRVDGTILTKIAELAEAHGSGRLSTTVEQKMIVLDVEEAQVDSLVEGLEALDLTVKPSPFRRGTMACTGIEYCKLAIVETKARGASLIDELERRIPEFDEPITININGCPNACARIQVADIGLKGQLVLNDAGEQVEGFQVHLGGALGLEAGFGRKVRGLKVTSEELPDYVERVLKNFQAEREDGERFATWAARAGEESLS; encoded by the coding sequence ATGGCCGCCACCCCGCAGAACCCTGCCGCCGCGCCCCGCCGCAAGGTGAGCCGTCACCGTGGTGAGGGTCAGTGGGCCGCGGGTCACTTCACCCCGCTCAACGGGAACGAGCAGTTCAAGAAGGACGACGACGGTCTCAATGTGCGGACACGCATTGAGACGATCTACTCCAAGCGGGGTTTCGACTCGATCGACCCCAACGATCTGCGCGGCCGGATGCGCTGGTGGGGCCTGTACACCCAGCGCAAGCCCGGGATCGACGGCGGCAAGACCGCGATCCTGGAGCCGGAGGAGCTGGACGACGAGTACTTCATGCTGCGCGTCCGGATCGACGGCGGCCGGCTCACCACCGCCCAGCTGCGGGTGATCGGCGAGATCTCGCAGGAGTTCGCGCGTGGCACGGCCGACCTCACGGACCGGCAGAACGTCCAGTACCACTGGATCCGTATCGAGGACGTCCCGGAGATCTGGAACCGGCTCGAAGCGGTCGGCCTGTCCACCACCGAGGCCTGCGGTGACACACCCCGCGTCATCCTCGGTTCGCCGGTCGCCGGGATCGCCGAGGACGAGATCATCGACGGCACGCCCGCCATCGAGGTGATCCAGCGCCGGATCATCGGCAACAAGGAATTCTCGAACCTGCCCCGCAAGTTCAAGTCGGCGATCTCCGGCTCGCCGCTGCTCGACGTGGCGCACGAGATCAACGACATCGCGTTCGTAGGCGTGGAGCACCCCGAGCACGGCCCCGGTTTCGACGTGTGGGTCGGCGGCGGTCTCTCCACCAACCCGAAGATCGGTCAGCGTCTGGGCGCCTGGGTCCCGCTGGACGAGGTCCCGGACGTCTACGAGGGCGTCATCTCGATCTTCCGCGACCACGGCTACCGGCGGCTGCGCACCCGCGCCCGCCTGAAGTTCCTGCTCGCCGACTGGGGCGTGGAGAAGTTCCGCCAGGTCCTGGAGGACGACTACCTGAAGCGCAAGCTGACCGACGGCCCGGCTCCGGCCCAGCCCGTCGAGCGCTGGCGCGACCACGTCGGCGTGCACCGCCAGAAGGACGGCCGCTTCTACGTCGGTTTCGCCCCGCGCGTGGGCCGCGTGGACGGCACGATCCTGACGAAGATCGCCGAGCTGGCCGAGGCCCACGGCTCGGGCCGCCTCAGCACCACCGTCGAGCAGAAGATGATCGTGCTCGATGTGGAGGAGGCTCAGGTCGACTCGCTCGTCGAGGGCCTGGAGGCGCTCGACCTGACAGTCAAGCCGTCCCCGTTCCGGCGCGGCACGATGGCCTGCACGGGCATCGAGTACTGCAAGCTCGCGATCGTCGAGACGAAGGCGCGCGGCGCCTCCCTGATCGACGAACTGGAGCGCCGTATCCCGGAGTTCGACGAGCCGATCACCATCAACATCAACGGCTGCCCGAACGCCTGTGCCCGTATCCAGGTCGCGGACATCGGTCTCAAGGGCCAGTTGGTCCTGAACGACGCGGGCGAGCAGGTCGAGGGTTTCCAGGTCCACCTCGGCGGCGCCCTCGGTCTGGAGGCCGGTTTCGGCCGCAAGGTCCGTGGTCTGAAGGTGACTTCGGAGGAGCTGCCGGACTACGTCGAGCGCGTGCTGAAGAACTTCCAGGCGGAGCGCGAGGACGGCGAGCGGTTCGCCACGTGGGCCGCGCGGGCCGGCGAGGAGTCGCTGTCGTGA
- a CDS encoding putative leader peptide: MSGTGIALVSRRHVDLGRMSSAICPAS; the protein is encoded by the coding sequence ATGTCTGGAACTGGGATTGCCTTGGTGAGTCGGCGGCACGTCGACCTCGGCCGCATGTCCAGCGCCATCTGTCCGGCGAGCTGA